In Pseudonocardia cypriaca, a single genomic region encodes these proteins:
- a CDS encoding epoxide hydrolase family protein, which translates to MTINEEIRPFRIDVPQTALDELAAKLDSARWPAPLPGDDWATGVPTTWLRKLAEYWRSGYDWRAAERELNAFPQFTTTIDGQNIHFLHVRSPEPDAMPLILTHGWPGSIVEFLDVIGPLTDPAAHGGDPADAFHVVIPALPGFGFSGPVTDAGWTLNRIARAWVELMGRLGYERFAAQGGDIGAGVSPELGRVAPDRLIGVHVNGATALPPLPMPDEERASLTGVERDRVARVEAFMQEEFGYIAIQSTRPQTVGYGLVDSPVALLAWMTDKFREWTHPRHVLPDEIVDRDRLLTNVMLYWLTGTAASAAYVGYAQEEGWGQKTNSGVPTGVIVFAHDVAIRRYVEREATIVHWTDVDRGGHFAALEEPELLVADVREFFATLR; encoded by the coding sequence GTGACGATCAACGAGGAGATCCGCCCCTTCCGCATCGACGTCCCGCAGACCGCGCTCGACGAGCTCGCCGCGAAGCTCGACTCCGCACGGTGGCCGGCCCCGCTGCCCGGCGACGACTGGGCCACCGGCGTGCCCACCACGTGGCTGCGGAAGCTGGCCGAGTACTGGCGCTCCGGCTACGACTGGCGCGCGGCCGAGCGGGAGCTCAACGCGTTCCCGCAGTTCACCACCACCATCGACGGGCAGAACATCCACTTCCTGCACGTGCGGTCGCCCGAGCCGGACGCGATGCCCCTGATCCTCACGCACGGCTGGCCCGGGTCGATCGTGGAGTTCCTGGACGTGATCGGCCCGCTCACCGACCCGGCGGCGCACGGCGGCGACCCGGCCGACGCGTTCCACGTCGTGATCCCGGCGCTGCCCGGCTTCGGCTTCTCCGGTCCGGTGACGGATGCCGGCTGGACCCTGAACCGGATCGCACGCGCCTGGGTCGAGCTGATGGGGCGGCTGGGCTACGAGCGGTTCGCGGCACAGGGCGGGGACATCGGCGCGGGCGTCTCCCCCGAGCTGGGCCGGGTCGCACCGGACCGGCTGATCGGCGTGCACGTCAACGGCGCAACGGCCCTGCCCCCGCTTCCCATGCCCGACGAGGAGCGCGCCTCGCTCACCGGCGTCGAGCGCGACCGCGTCGCGCGGGTCGAGGCGTTCATGCAGGAGGAGTTCGGCTACATCGCGATCCAGTCGACCCGGCCCCAGACCGTCGGCTACGGGCTCGTCGACTCCCCGGTCGCGCTGCTGGCGTGGATGACGGACAAGTTCCGGGAGTGGACCCACCCGCGGCACGTCCTGCCCGACGAGATCGTCGACCGGGACCGGCTGCTCACCAACGTGATGCTCTACTGGCTCACCGGCACCGCAGCCTCGGCCGCCTACGTGGGCTACGCGCAGGAGGAGGGCTGGGGGCAGAAGACGAACTCCGGGGTGCCGACGGGGGTGATCGTCTTCGCCCACGACGTCGCCATCCGCAGGTACGTCGAGCGCGAGGCCACGATCGTGCACTGGACCGACGTCGACCGCGGCGGGCACTTCGCGGCCCTCGAGGAGCCGGAGCTGCTGGTCGCGGACGTCCGGGAGTTCTTCGCGACACTCCGTTGA
- a CDS encoding helix-turn-helix transcriptional regulator, with protein sequence MLDTSARLLRLLSILQTPRDWTGAELAERLDVDVRTVRRDVDKLRALGYPVHAARGVAGYRLGAGTTLPPLLLDDEEAVAVAVGMRTAASGGVTGIEEASLRALTKLETVLPSRLRHRVDGLGAVTVTLPHAGASVDPDVLLAVAAAARTHEVLRFDYRGGDGAETARRTEPHRLVHSGRRWYLLAWDLDRADWRTFRVDRLHPRIPTGPRFVPRELPADLPGHVGRGITTRGYRYRARFTLHVPIEVAADRIAPTVGTLEAIDERSCVLHAGSDSLDELALYVGLFGFPFEVHEPPELVAHVRELAARLAAAADRP encoded by the coding sequence ATGCTGGACACCTCCGCCCGCCTGCTCCGCCTCCTGTCGATCCTGCAGACGCCACGCGACTGGACGGGGGCCGAGCTCGCGGAAAGGCTCGACGTCGACGTGCGCACCGTCCGCCGCGACGTCGACAAGCTGCGCGCGCTCGGCTACCCGGTGCACGCCGCGCGCGGGGTGGCCGGCTACCGGCTCGGGGCGGGCACCACGCTGCCCCCGCTGCTGCTCGACGACGAGGAGGCCGTGGCCGTCGCGGTCGGGATGCGCACCGCGGCGAGCGGCGGCGTGACCGGCATCGAGGAGGCCTCGCTGCGGGCGCTGACCAAGCTGGAGACCGTGCTCCCGTCGAGGCTGCGGCATCGCGTCGACGGGCTGGGAGCGGTGACGGTGACGCTCCCGCACGCGGGTGCGAGCGTCGACCCCGACGTGCTGTTGGCGGTGGCGGCCGCGGCCCGGACGCACGAGGTGCTGCGGTTCGACTACCGCGGCGGGGACGGTGCGGAGACCGCGCGGCGCACCGAACCCCACCGGCTGGTGCACTCCGGACGGCGCTGGTACCTGCTCGCCTGGGACCTCGACCGCGCCGACTGGCGCACCTTCCGGGTCGACCGGTTGCACCCGCGGATCCCCACCGGCCCGCGGTTCGTCCCGCGCGAGCTGCCCGCGGACCTCCCGGGGCACGTCGGACGGGGGATCACCACCCGTGGCTACCGCTACCGGGCCCGTTTCACGCTGCACGTCCCGATCGAGGTCGCGGCGGATCGCATCGCGCCGACCGTCGGCACCCTGGAGGCGATCGACGAGCGGTCCTGCGTGCTGCACGCCGGTTCCGACTCCCTCGACGAGCTCGCCCTCTACGTCGGGCTCTTCGGCTTCCCGTTCGAGGTGCACGAGCCCCCGGAGCTCGTCGCACACGTCCGGGAGCTGGCGGCGCGCCTCGCCGCGGCGGCCGATCGGCCGTAG
- a CDS encoding ferredoxin reductase family protein → MRIGPGAVVALPVLNGVLWAASPPAGDPRQALGEAVGSTAVLLFATALVLATRARWIERSFGGLDRVYRAHRRAGRWGSGCLAVHVAVVPWALASPGGTPSGFVAAAGFLVFVLLCAVRRLRYAAWRRSHRLIGVFFLVSLAHALLVEQVVDTATGPFLLLAAAYVAGVVAYAYVLLLARFVRPRRSYVVRAVHRLDPVTVEVALSPRRGAGLLIRPGQFVFVTFHRRGLREPHPFTVSSGPSDEVLRLTIRSAGRFTTRVHRDLEPGTRATVEGGYGMLDLTGSRPRQVWVAAGIGITPFLGRLRAGGPTRSVDLFYVVRRAEDALFRSEIEGRAGLRVHLVVTSESGRLTAERIAATAGCLGDVDFYLCGPEPMTTGLAAGLRGLGVPASAVHLELAAFR, encoded by the coding sequence ATGAGGATCGGGCCGGGAGCTGTCGTCGCGCTCCCCGTGCTGAACGGCGTGCTCTGGGCGGCGTCCCCGCCGGCGGGCGACCCGCGGCAGGCGCTGGGGGAGGCCGTGGGCTCCACCGCCGTCCTGCTCTTCGCCACGGCCCTCGTGCTGGCCACCCGAGCGCGGTGGATCGAACGCTCCTTCGGAGGGCTGGACCGGGTGTACCGGGCCCACCGGCGGGCCGGCCGGTGGGGATCCGGGTGCCTGGCCGTTCACGTCGCCGTCGTCCCGTGGGCCCTCGCCTCACCGGGAGGCACCCCGTCGGGGTTCGTCGCGGCCGCTGGGTTCTTGGTGTTCGTGCTGCTCTGCGCGGTGCGCCGGCTGCGGTACGCCGCCTGGCGGCGATCGCACCGGCTCATCGGGGTCTTCTTCCTGGTCAGCCTGGCGCACGCGCTCCTCGTCGAGCAGGTGGTCGACACCGCGACCGGCCCGTTCCTGCTGCTGGCGGCCGCGTACGTCGCAGGCGTCGTCGCGTACGCCTACGTGCTGCTGCTCGCCCGGTTCGTCCGCCCGCGGCGCTCGTACGTCGTGCGGGCGGTGCACCGGCTCGACCCGGTGACGGTCGAGGTCGCGCTCTCCCCCCGCCGTGGAGCCGGCCTCCTGATCCGGCCCGGCCAGTTCGTCTTCGTGACGTTCCACCGGCGCGGTCTGCGCGAACCGCACCCGTTCACCGTCAGCAGCGGGCCGTCGGACGAGGTGTTGCGGCTCACCATCCGCTCGGCCGGGCGCTTCACCACCCGGGTGCACCGGGATCTCGAACCCGGCACGCGGGCCACCGTGGAGGGCGGCTACGGGATGCTGGACCTCACCGGCAGCCGCCCCCGGCAGGTCTGGGTGGCGGCCGGGATCGGGATCACGCCGTTCCTCGGCCGGCTGCGCGCCGGGGGGCCCACCCGCTCCGTCGACCTCTTCTACGTGGTGCGCCGTGCGGAGGACGCCCTGTTCCGGAGCGAGATCGAGGGTCGCGCCGGGCTGCGCGTCCACCTGGTCGTGACCTCCGAGTCCGGCCGGCTGACCGCGGAGCGGATCGCGGCCACGGCGGGGTGCCTGGGGGACGTCGACTTCTACCTGTGCGGCCCGGAGCCGATGACCACCGGTCTGGCCGCCGGGCTGCGCGGGCTCGGTGTCCCCGCGTCGGCGGTTCACCTCGAACTGGCCGCGTTCCGCTGA